In a genomic window of Wyeomyia smithii strain HCP4-BCI-WySm-NY-G18 chromosome 1, ASM2978416v1, whole genome shotgun sequence:
- the LOC129733836 gene encoding U1 small nuclear ribonucleoprotein C: MPKYYCDYCDTYLTHDSPSVRKTHCTGRKHKDNVKFYYQKWMEEQAQHLIDATTAAFKAGKIAQNPFTAGPPKPNVAIPPPALGMPARPGMIPTIPTGAPPLIMGPNGAPLGPAMGPMGMRPPMMMPMGMPPMGLGMRPPMMNAPPPQMNQKT; encoded by the exons aTGCCGAAATACTATTGTGATTACTGCGATACATATTTAACGCATGATTCGCCGAGTGTTAGAAAAACTCATTGTACAGGAAGAAAGCATAAAGACAACGTAAAATTTTATTATCAGAAATGGATGGAAGAACAAGCACAACATCTTATTGATGCCACTACGGCGGCCTTTAAGGCAGGTAAAATAGCACAGAATCCATTCACCGCAGGACCACCAAAACCAAACGTTGCAATTCCGCCTCCTGCGTTGGGAATGCCTGCACGACCAGGAATGATCCCTACAATACCAACGGGAGCGCCACCACTAATAATGGGACCAAATGGAGCCCCACTGGGACCAGCTATGGGGCCCATGGGGATGCGACCGCCAATGATGATGCCGATGG GTATGCCTCCTATGGGATTAGGGATGCGTCCCCCTATGATGAATGCACCTCCACCCCAGATGAATCAAAAGACGTAA